In Streptomyces capitiformicae, one genomic interval encodes:
- a CDS encoding polyribonucleotide nucleotidyltransferase, with amino-acid sequence MENETHYAEAVIDNGSFGTRTIRFETGRLARQAAGSAVAYLDDDTMVLSATTASKNPKDQLDFFPLTVDVEERMYAAGKIPGSFFRREGRPSEDAILTCRLIDRPLRPSFKKGLRNEIQVVATIMALNPDHLYDVVAINAASASTQLAGLPFSGPIGGVRVALINGQWVAFPTHSELEAAVFDMVVAGRVLEDGDVAIMMVEAEATEETIKLVQGGAEAPTEEVVAAGLDAAKPFIKVLCKAQADLASKAAKPTAEFPIFLDYQDDVLEALTAAVKDELAQALTIAGKQERETELDRVKALAAEKLIPQFEGREKEISAAYRSLTKTLVRERVIKEKKRIDGRGVTDIRTLAAEVEAIPRVHGSALFERGETQILGVTTLNMLRMEQQLDTLSPVTRKRYMHNYNFPPYSTGETGRVGSPKRREIGHGALAERALVPVLPTREEFPYAIRQVSEALGSNGSTSMGSVCASTMSLLNAGVPLKAPVAGIAMGLISQEIDGETHYVTLTDILGAEDAFGDMDFKVAGTKEFVTALQLDTKLDGIPASVLAAALKQARDARLHILDVMMEAIDTPDEMSPNAPRIITVKIPVDKIGEVIGPKGKMINQIQEDTGAEITIEDDGTIYIGAADGPAAEAARATINGIANPTMPEVGERYLGTVVKTTTFGAFVSLLPGKDGLLHISQIRKLAGGKRVENVEDVVGVGQKVQVEIAEIDSRGKLSLIPVIEGEEGSSDDKKDDADQ; translated from the coding sequence GTGGAGAACGAGACCCACTACGCCGAGGCCGTCATTGACAATGGCTCCTTCGGCACCCGCACCATCCGCTTCGAGACGGGCCGTCTGGCCCGCCAGGCCGCCGGCTCCGCCGTGGCCTACCTGGACGACGACACCATGGTGCTGTCGGCCACCACCGCCTCCAAGAACCCCAAGGACCAGCTCGACTTCTTCCCCCTCACGGTGGACGTCGAGGAGCGGATGTACGCCGCCGGCAAGATCCCCGGCAGCTTCTTCCGCCGTGAGGGCCGTCCCTCCGAGGACGCCATCCTCACCTGCCGCCTCATCGACCGCCCGCTGCGCCCGTCCTTCAAGAAGGGCCTGCGCAACGAGATCCAGGTCGTCGCCACGATCATGGCGCTCAACCCCGACCACCTGTACGACGTCGTCGCGATCAACGCCGCGTCCGCGTCCACGCAGCTGGCCGGTCTGCCCTTCTCCGGCCCGATCGGCGGCGTCCGCGTCGCGCTGATCAACGGCCAGTGGGTGGCCTTCCCGACCCACTCCGAGCTGGAGGCCGCCGTCTTCGACATGGTCGTCGCCGGTCGCGTCCTGGAGGACGGCGACGTCGCGATCATGATGGTCGAGGCCGAGGCCACCGAGGAGACCATCAAGCTGGTCCAGGGCGGTGCCGAGGCGCCGACCGAGGAGGTCGTCGCCGCCGGTCTGGACGCCGCGAAGCCCTTCATCAAGGTCCTGTGCAAGGCCCAGGCCGACCTCGCGTCGAAGGCCGCCAAGCCGACCGCCGAGTTCCCGATCTTCCTCGACTACCAGGACGACGTCCTGGAGGCCCTCACGGCCGCCGTCAAGGACGAGCTCGCCCAGGCGCTCACCATCGCCGGCAAGCAGGAGCGCGAGACCGAGCTGGACCGCGTCAAGGCGCTCGCCGCCGAGAAGCTGATCCCCCAGTTCGAGGGCCGCGAGAAGGAGATCTCCGCCGCGTACCGCTCGCTGACCAAGACCCTGGTCCGTGAGCGCGTCATCAAGGAGAAGAAGCGCATCGACGGCCGTGGCGTGACGGACATCCGTACGCTCGCCGCCGAGGTCGAGGCCATCCCGCGCGTGCACGGCTCCGCGCTGTTCGAGCGTGGCGAGACCCAGATCCTGGGCGTCACCACCCTCAACATGCTCCGCATGGAGCAGCAGCTGGACACCCTCTCCCCGGTGACCCGCAAGCGCTACATGCACAACTACAACTTCCCGCCGTACTCCACCGGTGAGACCGGCCGCGTCGGCTCCCCGAAGCGCCGCGAGATCGGCCACGGCGCCCTCGCCGAGCGCGCCCTGGTCCCGGTCCTGCCGACCCGCGAGGAGTTCCCCTACGCGATCCGTCAGGTGTCCGAGGCCCTGGGCTCCAACGGCTCGACGTCCATGGGTTCGGTCTGTGCCTCCACCATGTCGCTGCTCAACGCCGGTGTGCCCCTGAAGGCCCCGGTCGCCGGTATCGCCATGGGTCTGATCTCCCAGGAGATCGACGGCGAGACGCACTACGTCACCCTCACCGACATCCTCGGTGCGGAGGACGCCTTCGGCGACATGGACTTCAAGGTCGCCGGCACCAAGGAGTTCGTGACCGCCCTCCAGCTCGACACCAAGCTGGACGGCATCCCGGCCTCCGTCCTGGCCGCTGCCCTCAAGCAGGCCCGTGACGCCCGCCTCCACATCCTCGACGTGATGATGGAAGCGATCGACACCCCGGACGAGATGTCCCCGAACGCCCCGCGGATCATCACCGTCAAGATCCCCGTGGACAAGATCGGCGAGGTCATCGGCCCCAAGGGCAAGATGATCAACCAGATCCAGGAGGACACCGGCGCCGAGATCACGATCGAGGACGACGGCACCATCTACATCGGTGCCGCCGACGGCCCGGCCGCCGAGGCCGCCCGCGCCACGATCAACGGCATCGCCAACCCGACCATGCCGGAGGTCGGCGAGCGCTACCTGGGCACCGTCGTGAAGACGACGACCTTCGGTGCGTTCGTGTCGCTGCTCCCGGGCAAGGACGGTCTGCTGCACATCTCGCAGATCCGCAAGCTCGCCGGCGGCAAGCGCGTGGAGAACGTCGAGGACGTCGTCGGCGTGGGCCAGAAGGTCCAGGTCGAGATCGCCGAGATCGACTCCCGCGGCAAGCTCTCCCTGATCCCCGTGATCGAGGGCGAGGAAGGTTCCTCGGACGACAAGAAGGACGACGCCGACCAGTGA